In the Harmonia axyridis chromosome 3, icHarAxyr1.1, whole genome shotgun sequence genome, one interval contains:
- the LOC123675863 gene encoding leucine-rich repeat-containing protein 15-like isoform X2 yields the protein MIQFFGTPSTNKMIFKSFLLFTALIWCVQCENNIPVTLHDLKNIIVADYQGDFDARTLELFENVETITFQGCNFTSFNENFLHPMKNLQKLVLTNTHVENVKPDASSCCAKLKTIELLDSNFNSINEVDFKKVAQMPSMERFFVHRIDIPTIPANIMVGANLKILEIQYSNLATIEDGAFNGMEKLEVLNLQKNKIKVFPTDSLSSLKNLKELNMAGNLIEKMETKDIPSLPNLEKLNLGHNPIKNINLGGLKEKLPKLKAVDVSGIEIDLSKHEGVPLVKKAVA from the coding sequence GATCTTCAAATCATTCCTACTTTTCACTGCTTTAATCTGGTGCGTTCAATGCGAGAACAACATACCAGTTACTCTGCACGACTTGAAAAACATCATCGTCGCAGATTATCAAGGCGATTTTGATGCTAGGACCTTGGAGCTTTTCGAAAACGTCGAAACCATCACCTTCCAAGGTTGTAATTTCACCAGCTTCAACGAAAACTTTCTACATCCCATGAAGAACCTCCAAAAATTAGTTTTAACAAACACCCACGTCGAAAATGTCAAACCAGATGCCTCATCCTGCTGTGCCAAACTCAAAACTATCGAATTACTCGACAGTAATTTCAACAGCATTAACGAAGTAGATTTCAAGAAGGTGGCCCAAATGCCGTCGATGGAGAGGTTCTTTGTGCACAGGATCGACATTCCTACTATTCCTGCCAACATCATGGTAGGAGCGAACTTGAAGATTTTAGAGATTCAGTACAGTAACCTTGCGACTATCGAAGATGGTGCTTTCAACGGTATGGAAAAATTGGAGGTTTTGAATTTGCAGAAAAACAAGATTAAGGTCTTTCCAACCGATAGTCTGTCATCGCTGAAGAATTTGAAAGAACTGAATATGGCAGGTAATCTTATAGAAAAGATGGAGACTAAAGATATCCCATCCTTGCCAAACTTGGAGAAATTGAACTTGGGACACAATCCCATCAAGAATATCAATTTGGGTGGGCTCAAGGAAAAGTTACCCAAATTGAAAGCAGTCGATGTTTCTGGAATTGAAATCGATCTTTCTAAACATGAAGGAGTTCCACTAGTTAAGAAGGCAGTAGCTTAG